The following DNA comes from Synechococcales cyanobacterium T60_A2020_003.
TATTAACCTTCAACCTTGTAGCTATCGGGTTTAGCGATCTGAATCATGCGGTTGAGCGCAACACATTTGATGAACAATTCCACGGCTTGATTGTCAAATTGACGTGCACTGAGATTGCCCCCAAAAATAGTCTTAAAGCGGAACATGGTAGTTTCAGCAATCGAACGACGATGATAGC
Coding sequences within:
- a CDS encoding IS5/IS1182 family transposase, which encodes YHRRSIAETTMFRFKTIFGGNLSARQFDNQAVELFIKCVALNRMIQIAKPDSYKVEG